The following are encoded in a window of Gramella sp. MT6 genomic DNA:
- a CDS encoding cystathionine gamma-synthase, with the protein MKFNTKTIHGGQENIDPAYNSVMPPIYQTSTYSQSTPGGHKGFEYSRSANPTRSMLERSLASLENGNFGLAFGSGLAAIDAVLKLFKPGDEIISTNDLYGGSYRLFTKIFEGLGIKFHFVGMEDADLIEKYVNENTKLIWVETPTNPMMNIIDIAEVSKIAKKHNLLLAVDNTFATPYLQQPLELGADIIMHSATKYLGGHSDVVMGGLVVKEKELADKLYFIQNASGAICGPQDSFLVLRGIKTLHLRMQRHCENGEAVARFLRSNPKIDKVYWPGFEDHPNHEIAKKQMTGFGGMISFTTKENTLESATRIVEKLKVFTLAESLGGVESLAGHPASMTHASIPKAEREKIGVVDSLIRLSVGVEDEEDLIADLKQAIG; encoded by the coding sequence ATGAAATTCAATACTAAAACTATACATGGCGGACAGGAGAATATAGATCCTGCTTACAATTCGGTGATGCCTCCTATTTATCAAACAAGTACCTACTCTCAGAGCACCCCCGGTGGTCATAAAGGTTTTGAATATTCTCGAAGTGCAAATCCAACCAGGTCTATGTTAGAAAGATCACTGGCCAGCCTGGAAAATGGAAATTTCGGACTTGCTTTTGGTTCGGGACTTGCCGCGATAGATGCGGTTTTAAAACTATTTAAACCCGGAGACGAGATCATTTCCACGAACGATCTTTATGGTGGTTCTTACAGGCTGTTTACGAAAATCTTTGAAGGCCTTGGAATAAAATTTCATTTTGTTGGGATGGAAGACGCAGATCTTATCGAGAAGTATGTAAACGAGAACACTAAACTAATCTGGGTGGAGACGCCAACCAACCCAATGATGAATATCATTGATATTGCCGAGGTTTCTAAAATTGCCAAAAAGCATAACCTTCTGTTAGCGGTTGATAATACTTTTGCGACACCATACCTGCAACAACCTCTGGAGCTTGGTGCAGATATCATCATGCATAGTGCTACCAAGTACCTGGGGGGGCATAGCGATGTAGTTATGGGAGGTCTCGTGGTTAAAGAAAAAGAACTTGCAGATAAACTGTATTTCATACAAAATGCAAGTGGCGCTATTTGTGGGCCACAGGACAGTTTCCTGGTTTTACGAGGTATAAAGACATTACATCTTAGAATGCAGCGTCATTGTGAGAATGGGGAAGCCGTGGCCAGGTTTCTTAGATCGAACCCAAAGATCGATAAAGTTTACTGGCCGGGATTTGAAGATCATCCAAACCATGAAATCGCGAAAAAACAAATGACGGGGTTTGGAGGGATGATCTCATTTACCACTAAAGAAAATACCCTGGAGAGTGCAACCAGGATAGTTGAAAAACTTAAAGTTTTCACCCTGGCCGAGTCCCTTGGGGGAGTAGAATCCCTTGCCGGGCATCCAGCAAGTATGACGCATGCTTCTATCCCAAAAGCTGAAAGGGAAAAGATAGGAGTCGTAGATTCCTTAATCAGGCTTAGTGTTGGAGTGGAAGATGAGGAAGACCTGATTGCAGATCTTAAACAAGCGATAGGCTAA
- a CDS encoding DUF3298 and DUF4163 domain-containing protein, translating into MKRFFTACLLVFLFVSCADDKKEEEKDEIKALSFSSKTIEKKLNDCLPENGDCTFISLSFPVAENGKGEAEKINKQIENFIVKTVDFQDEDSVEKPEELVESFIKDYKETASDFPEYELPWEATVNGKVNYSSPSVISIKFNTDMFTGGAHGYRSTNYLNFDPETGKILNAEDIFNSEFKGFAEEDFRKKQDIPLEENINSTGMFFENDEFHLPKNIGITENSIILHYNAYDIAPYSAGDFILKYPRTEIQQFLKLKK; encoded by the coding sequence GTGAAAAGATTTTTTACCGCCTGTTTACTGGTTTTTCTATTTGTTTCTTGTGCCGATGATAAAAAAGAAGAGGAAAAAGATGAGATAAAAGCTCTCTCATTTTCGTCAAAAACCATCGAAAAGAAACTAAATGATTGCCTGCCGGAAAATGGAGATTGCACCTTTATCAGCCTGAGTTTCCCGGTAGCAGAAAATGGCAAGGGGGAGGCCGAAAAGATTAATAAACAGATCGAGAATTTTATCGTAAAAACAGTCGATTTTCAGGATGAAGATAGTGTAGAAAAACCTGAGGAACTGGTAGAGAGCTTTATCAAAGACTATAAAGAAACTGCAAGTGATTTCCCCGAATATGAATTACCCTGGGAAGCGACTGTTAACGGAAAAGTGAATTACAGCTCTCCGTCCGTAATATCCATAAAATTCAATACCGATATGTTTACCGGGGGCGCTCACGGTTACAGAAGCACCAACTATTTGAATTTTGATCCGGAAACCGGGAAAATATTGAACGCGGAAGATATCTTCAATTCAGAATTCAAAGGGTTTGCAGAAGAAGATTTCAGAAAAAAACAGGATATCCCACTAGAAGAAAATATCAACAGTACCGGGATGTTTTTTGAGAACGATGAATTCCATTTACCCAAAAACATTGGGATTACAGAAAACAGTATTATCCTGCATTATAATGCCTATGATATCGCGCCATATTCAGCAGGGGATTTTATTCTGAAATATCCACGAACCGAAATTCAGCAGTTTTTAAAACTGAAAAAATAA
- a CDS encoding ArsC/Spx/MgsR family protein yields MKKIYHLSTCDTCKRIIKELELPDSFVLQDIKTENITEAQLKEMKEMSGSYESLFSKRARLYKERDLKNKDLEEEDFKNLILEHYTFLKRPVIINDDQIFVGNSKKSVAAAKEAIHG; encoded by the coding sequence ATGAAAAAAATATATCACCTTTCCACCTGCGACACCTGCAAAAGGATCATTAAAGAACTGGAGTTACCAGATTCATTTGTACTTCAGGATATTAAAACCGAAAATATCACAGAGGCGCAACTTAAGGAGATGAAAGAAATGTCTGGTAGTTATGAATCTCTTTTCAGTAAAAGAGCAAGGCTGTATAAGGAGAGAGATCTTAAGAATAAAGATCTAGAAGAAGAAGATTTCAAGAACCTGATCCTTGAACATTATACTTTTTTGAAAAGACCGGTGATCATTAACGACGACCAGATCTTTGTTGGGAATTCAAAGAAATCTGTTGCCGCT